In the genome of Bremerella sp. P1, the window ATCACATTCTGCAGCCACTTCGGCTCAGCTACGTGATTCGTGACGAAGCCCTGGTCATTACCAGCGAATCGTTCCGCAGCCGCAACGTTTACCAGAAGGTTTACAATGTGGCTGACCTGGTGCTGCCGATTCCGAACTTTGTACCGAGCTACAACATGGGTCTTCCAGGTGCCATTAAGGCTGCCTACGAAAGCCAAGGTATCACTGGTTCGCCAGCCGGCACGATGGGTGGCTCGAACCCGATGTCGTTGTTCGCTCAGAATCAGGACATCAACAGCTCCAGTGCTCTGGCACAGGTTCCTAACGGTTTCATCCCAGGCTTGGGAAGTGGTGGTCCTCCTGTCTCCGGTCAGCCACAAGGCAATATGGGCTTCGGTCCTGGCGGTGGCATCGGTGGTCCAGGCGGCTTCGGTGGTGGTGTTCAGCCTGACTTTGATCAGCTGATCGAACTCATCACGACAACCGTCGAACCGGAATCGTGGGAAGAACTGGGTGGTCCAGGTTCGATTGCACCATTCAGCACCAACCTCAGCCTGGTGGTTAGCCAGACTCAGGAAGTGCACGATCGACTGGCTGACCTTCTGGCTCAGCTGCGACGTCTGCAAGACCTTCAGGTGACCATCGAAGTTCGCTTCATCACTTTGAACGACAACTTCTTTGAACGCGTCGGTGTCGACTTCGACTTCCAGATTCAGGACAACACGACTGGATTAGGTCCGAACCGTGACAACTCGGGTAGCCCAAGTGTCACGATCGGTATCGACCAGTTGGGTAACCCGACGGGTGACTTGGATCTCCAGTTCAATCAGGACTTGTTCGGCAATACGATTCCATCGATCGGTGGTCTGGTGACTCCAGCAACTGCCGGTGCCACGTTTGGTTTCGCCATGCTTTCGGATATCGAAGCCTTCTTCGTGATGCAGGCCGCTCAGGGTGACTTGCGATCGAACGTGATGCAGGCTCCGAAGGTGACCTTGTTCAACGGTCAAACGGCATTCGTCTCGGATACCACTCAAACCCCGTTCGTCACGAGCGTGATTCCTGTGGTGGGTGACTTTGCCGCGGCTCAACAACCGGTCATCGTGGTTCTGAATGAAGGTACTTCGCTCAGCGTCCAAGCGGTTGTCTCACCAGATCGTCGGTTCGTCCGACTGACCCTGGTGCCGTTCTTCAGCCGAATTGGTAACGTCGAAGAATTCACCTTCGAGGGTACGACCAGCAGTCGAACGGACTCGACGGTTGAAGATCCGGATGCTGCTGATGGTGGTACGACCAACGATCAAGACGAGACGATTACCTCTGGTACGACGATTCAGTTGCCGCAGTTCTCCTTCGTGACGGTGAGTACGACGGTGAGTGTGCCAGACGGTGGTACGGTGCTGCTTGGTGGTATTAAGCGTCTGAGCGAAGAACGTCGCGAACGTGGTGTTCCGGTCTTCAGCAAGCTGCCGTACATCAACCGATTGTTCCGAGACGTTGGTATCGGTCGTGAAACCCAAAGCCTCATGATGATGGTGACTCCTCGAATCATCATCCAAGAGGAAGAAGAAGCTAAGCTCGGCTTCACCCAATAACGCCGTACGCGGCAAATCGACTATGACCTCCTGCCGCCGTGAAACGTCTTCGGACTTTCACGGCGGTACTTTTTTGCGCTATGCGAAGAATTTGGCGTACAATGGAAGCTTCGTCGAAGGGACTCGTTCGTAGTATTGTCCGCGATTGGTCTCTCTCCATTTGGCAATCGCATCTCAGAGGAAATTACTTGTGGCCAAGTTTGTGCTATTTCTCGGTGTGCTCTTCGGTGCAACGGCGGTTGTTGCCGGCGCCATGGAACATGTCGTTCGCGGGATGATCGTATCTGATGTGACGGGTGCCGATGCGAAGTTAACGGGAGAGGAACTTTCCGATCCTGCTCCCACCCCGGAAGTGGCCAAGAGACTTTCCCAGTACGAGACCGGCGTTAAGTACCACATGTATCACGGGCTGGCGCTGGTTGGGCTGGGCTTGGTCATGGCCTTTTCTGCTCGCGGTCAAGTCTTGGGAATCGTTTCGGCCTTATCGCTGGTGATCGGTGTAGCGTTGTTTAGCGGAACCCTTTATTTGATTTCTGCCCTGGGAATGTCGCAGTTAACGATGATTGTCCCGATCGGTGGATCTATCATGATATTGGGATGGATCCTGTTTTTGATAACCGTTCTATTGTTCGAGCCGCTGGTAGATCGCGAAGACTTAGAATAAACCCTGCTAACAAAAACCGAAGGTCTCCATGTCTCGTTTTGCTGCGATTGAAATTGAAATGCGCCGGCAGACGATCTGTCAGGCGATTGCTGTCGGCATTCTAGCCCTGTGGGTTCTTTATTGGTTGCAAGCGGTATTGATTCCATTTGTGCTGGCGATTTTTATCGTCAGTGGTTTGACGCCGGTCTTGTCGAACATTCAGAACCGGCTTTCGACGACCCGACTGGTCGCCGTACTGATCGCTTCGATCATTGGCTTTGCACTGGTGTTCGTTCTTTGGAGCATCATTTGGATATCCGTTGCCCAATTGAAACAAGATGGCGGCAAATATGTCCAAGGTGCGAAGGCATGGATGGACGCGGTACCTGAGTGGATGAAACGCCCGGAAGTTGCCTTTCAAGGTTTGCTGATGTCCGGGTCAGCTTCAGATGTCGCCAGTGCGGAAAACACGCCTGATGTCGAAGGTGCAGCCCAACCGATGGCTGGATCATTAGATGAACAGGTTGCGCAACAAAACGCGACATCCAGTCAGGGAGATAACTCAAATGACATGATATCGGAGTTCATCCACGACACCGTCAGATTTGCTTTGGGTAAGCTGACCGAGTCGATGGGTTACGTCATTCAAACAAGTACGATGGTCGTCATCTTTCTCTTCTTCTTACTGCTGGGAAGTTCACAGGCCACGCTGCCGGAGAACACCTGGCAAGAGATCGACACCAAGATTCGAGAGTACATTCTTACGAAGTCCCTGATCTCCTTCTTCACCGGCATCGCGTTTGGCTTTGTGTTGTGGCTGTTTGATATTCCACTGGCTGCCGTGTTTGCTCTGCTGGCCTTTCTGTTTAATTTCATTCCCAACATCGGACCCATCCTGGCGTGTCTGTTGCCGCTGCCGCTGATCCTTCTAGACCCCGAAATGACCTGGTGGGAAATGACGCTGGTCATCAGCCTTTCGTCCGCGGTGCAGATTGTCAGTGGTAACGTGATCGAGCCACGGATGATGGGCGATTCGTTCGACGTTCATCCAATCGCGATTCTATTAGCGTTGATGTTCTGGTCGCTGATCTGGGGCATGATTGGAATGTTCCTGGCCGTCCCCATCACGGCAATCATGAAGATCTTGTTCGCCAAATTCGAGATGACCCGGCCGTTGGCAGATCTGTTGGCTGGGAGAATCGATAGGTTGAACTTCAAGAATTTCAATTTCGGGTCGGCGCCTTCCGAAGGCTCGCCTGACGTGAAGAGTGCAGAAGCTTAGCGAACCTTGCTAATTAATCGCTTGGCGTCTCAAGAGTGAGAGCGACGACAAATCGCGGACGAGTTTCCGCCGCGATTTGGGGCGTGCAGAGCGTTCTCAGCGCGAATCGTCCGAGGTTGGACTAGTTGTCTCCCTCGAGGCGATAGGCGATTTCGTCATCGTCTTCCAACGGACAGTGACAATTCTCGCAGACGAGTCCGCTCGCACTATCTTTCTTGCCGTGAACGACGTTTTCACATTCCAAGCACCGATACATCAGCGCGAAGGAAATCGTGTCAGTGTCGATCAAAATGTTGTGAGATTTTACGATCATTTCGGAAGCCTCATTTCGTTACTGGCAGGCGAAGGGGCCTCTACTCCCGTGCGTTATGCCCAGAAGTGGATTCGTTTCGGGAACCGCAATCTTGGGGTGGAGTGTAAGTTACGCGATAAAAGCAAAAACTAACAGGAACGCTACCGGAACGCTACCGGAACGCATCGGCGGAAATCCATGCGTAATGGTGGAATGCGATCCTCACAGGGGGTGGTTATGGGGTGCACAGTATTGATACCTGTTTATCAACCCAGTCCTTTTCCCTACTGTTTGTCTCGTAATCCTCGAGTGGACGACTACAGACCTAATCGTACAACGAGTTGAGATGGTTCAAAATTGCAATGTGATGCATTGCATGCCACCCGAGTAAGAACGCGAAAAGGGCGATGATTCAAGGCAAGAAGTTTTTGTCTGCTTTAGTGACGCAGTGATTCCCAGGCATGAATCAGCAAGTCGGCGGCCTGGTCGATTTCTTCTTCAGAGGTATACCAACCAACACTAAGGCGGACTGTGCCACGCTTGTCCGTTTCCGCAACTCCCATTGCAGCCAACACGGGTGAACTATTCCCCCCGCCAACAGTATCGCTACAGGACGTTGCCGCACAGATTTCAGGAACGCGCCTTAGTAACTCTTGCCCCGATACGTTGGGAAAGTTAACGCACAACGTGTTGGGGATTCGCTCGACCTGCGAGCCATGAATGACAATCGGTTCGGGAATTGATTCCATCAATCGATGTCCGAACCGTCGCACAAGTTGCGTCAGCTTCTCTGCGGCGTCGTCAATACTGCGTCCGACAAGATTGGCCGCCTTGCCCATACCCACCCAAGCAGTGATATTCTCAGCTCCGGCTCGCAGTGAGTGCTCGGCACCCCCGCCGTGGATGATTGGTTGAAGCGAGGTCCCTTCTTGGACGTAGAGAGCTGCCGCTCCTTTCGGTCCGTAAAACTTGTGGGCTGATATACTCAGCAAATCGATGCCCAACTGTTTCGGGCTGACGTGTATCTTACCGGCTGCCTGACACGCGTCGCTGTGCAACAGCGTACCATGTTCCTGGCAGATTTTCGCGAGCTTGTCGATTGGCTGAATGACGCCTGTCTCGTCATTGGCCAGCATGATGGAAACCAAGCTTGTGTCAGGCCGAATCATCTCGGCTAGAGAATCGGCTGATACGATTCCATGCCGATCGACGGGAACCACCGAGACTTCGCAACCCATGTTTTGGCAGTGATTTGCTGTCTGGGCAACGGCGGCGTGCTCGACGGCGGAAACAATGATGTGACATGGTTTCCGGTCAGCCAGGTAGGGATACACGACCCCCTTGATGGCTAGATTGCAGCTTTCGGTTCCCGAGGCGCAGAAGATGATTTCGTCGGAAGTCGCGCCGAGCAGGTGTGCGACTTGACCGCGGGCATCTTCGAGTGCTTCATCGATGGCACGACTACGCGCGTACATCCCGTCGGGACAGGCAAAGTACTCTGCCATAAAGGGGAGCATTGCCTCTTGAACGCTTGGTGCGATGGGCGTTGTCGCGTTGTAATCGAGGAAGATCGACTTCATCAGACCTTGGGTAGAGCTCCCTTAAATCCGAAATCAGCGTAGGCCTTAGGAAGAACGATGGCCGTAATTTTGAGGTAACTGATGGCCGTGTAAGGAATGATCGCTTGTCGGGCCCCGATCGCGTCCGGGGTCTGGCGCTGGACAACGACCATATTGTCGTCCAGGGCGAAACCAATGAAGGGGATCGATTCATTGAGTTCCGTCATGATCACCCCCTTTTGGGGCATGTCTTTTGGCCAGCGTTCAAACAGGTCTAGCCACTTATTCTTTTCAGGGTTCACAGGCCGTTCCAAGCTAGAAGTTTCACTCACACGCCACGTCATATCAGAGTGTCGGAACAGAAAACGTTAGCTTTCCAATAAACTTCCCCTAGGTTGCGAATTCAAAAAGCTTGTTGAATTCAGCAAAATCGTTATCACAGAACGGTTTGCGGCATCTTCACCTGACCGACAAAGTACTCGACATTTGGCCAGGAATGGGTGATACTTAAGGCGGCCTAGCTCTTCCAAAAACACGCTCGTCAGTGACTTATCACCCATTAAGGATTTCCGGACATGATCAACCGCCGACACGGCTTCACGCTGGTTGAATTGCTAGTCGTGATCGCCATTATTGGAATTTTGGCAGGCTTGCTACTTCCAGCCGTCAATATGGCCCGTGAAGCGGCCCGTCGCGCCGACTGCACGAATAACATGAAGCAGATCGGTCTGGCGGTGGTCAAAAAGGCGACATCCCATCCACGTGCCGAGATGCCACCTCACATGTCCTGGTCTCGCGGAGTCGCCACAAGTGCACGGGGTGGCTATTCCACCGGCGAAATTGTTGGCTGGCCTGTCACGATGCTATCCGAATTGGGGCGTGGTGATTTATCCGACGCATACACGTCTGGTCTTACAACCGGGACAGCATATAACCCAGCCGAACTGACGGGGCAGGTTGTCGACACCTTCATCTGTCCGAGTGATCCGATAGATCCCTCCGAGGCAAACCCAATGAGCTACTATCCAAACGGTGGCTATTGGAATGTTGCAACTTCTGGTGAGACGCTTGACCTTGATGCGAACGGCTGCTGGAGTGATCAGTCCAATTTGAATGGTCAGGGAGAGGTTCGTGTGAAGTACGGCTCGATGAAGGACGGATTGACCAATACGTTGCTGATGACCGAGCGTATTCGCGTGCCCGTGTTCGGTACCGCAGGATCTTCCTGGCACGTTGTTGCTGTTGATGGCAGTGGCAATCTGGAGGAAGTGGAATCTTCCATGCTCTGGAATGACGGTTTTGTAACAACGCCACAACCAATCTCGCTTGCAGGCGTAAACACGCCCATCACCTACGATTATGGCGGGTCAGGGCCGACAGAGGCTGCTTATCTTCCTTCGAGCAACCATTCCGGTACCGTCGTGACATCCTTCGCGGATGGTTCGGTTAAAGCGATCTCGACGGAGATTGAAGCCAACGTCTATGCCCGCCTGATGACGAGCGAAGGTCGCAAGGCTCGCTTGCGAGGTACCGGGACACCCTACTTTGATAATGCGAATTTAACGTCGGGGAACTGGCAACAGGTACCCATTTCTGATTCAGACATCCCCTAAAAGAGTTCGATTCTCGAAATCCGAATCCTGGGGAATTGGTATCATTCAAGGACATCCTTTCAATTGCGAAAGGATGTCTCTTTTTATTTCTAGAGAAAGAAGTCGCGTGACGGACCCTGACATTCTTGGGCAATTCGAATTACCTCAACTGCACCAGATGTATATGCAGATGGCGCTGCAACAGGCCGAGCAGGCAGCTCGTAGTGACGAAGTGCCTGTCGGTGCCGTGATTGTGCGAGAGGGAAGCATCATTGCCGCCGCGCACAATCAAAGAGAGATGCTCCGGGATCCGACGGCTCATGCGGAAATGATTGCCATCACCCAGGCCGCCGAAGCCGTAGGAGGCTGGCGTCTGGAAGATTGCATCTTGTACGTTACCCTCGAACCGTGTCCGATGTGTGCCGGAGCGATCCTGCAAGCTCGAATCCCAGTGGTGGTCTATGGAGCACTCGATCCAAAGGCAGGGGCAGTTTCATCCCTCTACGAGATGCTGAATGACACCCGGCTGAATCATCGATGCGAAGTCGTTTCTGGGGTGTTGCAAGAACGTTGCGGCCAGATTCTGACAGACTTCTTTCGGCAGCGTCGGGCCGAGGGAAAGAAGTAATCTCTAGTCCGATTCCGAGCTCTCGTATTCATCCAACACCGACGGCTTCGATGGCAGATAGCCGAGCCGATTCAGACGCGTAATGAAGTCGGTTTCGCAAAGCAGTCGCCACCGTTTAGGGTCTGGATGTTGGATGAGAATGGCTTCCGCGTCAGGCATGAGATCGGAAATCCGATCGGGATGATCACAAAGCCATTTGATCCAATCGCCGGCACTGCCGAAGTTGGGCGACTTGGTGTCGATCTCCTGCTGGTATTTGGCGACCGCTTCCGGGTAGGCGGAGATCACTTCCTCATGCCCTTCGTGAGGGAAGATGAAAGCAAACGCATCTTTGCCCCAACCTTCGTGCAGTTCGTCGATGACCTTCTCGATGTCCTCAATGTGAAAAACTTTCGCGTCCGAGCCTTCGCAGCTAAAGGTTTGCTCCGAGTGGGCTTCCCACTCCTCGGTATCGACCTTGGAGGTATTTACGATCGCTCCCACATCGCGATGGCGGGCAAGCCGGCGGAGAAATTCGATCGGCATCGGCTCGATGCCCACGGCATCGACCAGGTGGTAGTTCTCGCCGATTTCCTTCGCGAAAAATGTCGCAAACTTACGTCGTACCAGATCTTCAAATACCCAGGTTCTTAGAGGAGCATCCGGGGCTTCCTCGCCGCCGTCGATGGTGACATGAAACTCCGTTTTTCCGGCAATGAATGTATCGCCCGTATAGATCGTGGCATAGGGAACGCTGACGTCATTCAGCCTGGTTCCGTTTTGGCTTTGAAGATCTCGCAGTCGGCAACGCTTTTCTTCACAGTCGAGGCCAAAGTGGACGCCTGAAATTGAAGCGTCACCAACGACCGTGACATCGGCCATCTGGTTGCGCCCAATGATGACGGTTTGCCCGGGAATCAGCCAGACTTGGCGTTTGCCGCTCGAGTCTTCAAACGTGACGTTCAGACGATGGATGCGAACGGAGTCGCTTCGGGGTGCATCATCCGAGTCGTCTTCTGCCGCAGGTTCACTTTCTTCCTCAGCCGAAATCTGTTTGGCGAGTTCCTCGATTTCCGTTCCATACTCTTCGGTTGATTCCAGTGAAGCTGGATCCACCACCTGAGCAGCTGGGGCAAACGGCTCGTTTTCCGCGACCTTTTGAGCGTCTTTTTCGCGAAGTCGTTGAATTTCGGGATACATGAGGGGATCAACAACGGTGGTCGTGATCTGGCCTTCAAAGCGTACTTGAAACTCGGAATTGCCAGCGCGGATGGTATCGCGGTCGTGCAGCTCAACGAGGTTAATTCGAATTCCGTTGACGAACGTACCGTTGGTGCTGTTCAGATCACGAATTCGGCAGCGTGATTTGTCACAGAGTAGAGCAAAATGAAGCCCTGACATGGCTCGATCATCCGAAATGGATAAATCGGCATTGGCCTGGCGACCAACTCGAAACATCGAGCCTTGTTCGGCCGTGATCATTTCTCCCTGGGCGGGACCTTCCTGGACCGTCAAATAGGCACGCATGGCTTGTCAATCATTCCTGTGGTTACGCTATCAGACTGGCGGCAACTTTCCATTCGGTGTGAAGAAAGCGACCTTCCAAGTTTTGCCCAAAGCTAGATGCGAAGTCGCTTCCCCCTAAATCGCATAAACACCTGCTCCTGAGTATACCGCTGTCGTCGGTGCGAATCACCCATTGGGACTGCGAAACTGAACTAAAAAGTGGTCAATTCATACTGCGCGCACCCATCCTCGCGCGTCATGAAAGAACTGGCGCCGTTACAGCAGAGCATTCCCACGTTTATGAGGAGAGAAGAATGTTTCGCTGCGTCAGAAACGACTATTTCGCAGCGGCAGACTTGGCGTCTTTGAGTTGCTGGAATTCCGGCAGCTTCTTGTAGAACGGATCGAGCGGGTAGCACCCTGAGATGATTCCATTTCGTGGTGCCGACGTACAATCACTAAACGTGCGACACACTTTTTTACGCGGCATTGTGCCTTCTTCAAGCGTGACTTGCGGCAACTCAGGCAGAGACAGGACCATGCGTCCTAAGCCAACACTATCGACCCAGCCGGCTCGCACGACGGCCTGAGCGACATGAGGAAGGTACTCTTGCAGATAGGTGTAACCAGTACCGACCATCAACATTTCGGGAACCGCTTTCTTCACGTCGCGAACCGCTTCGATCTGACGAACGACACCCACCAGTGGGTCTTCCGGTGGCGGGTAGCCATCGCTCGGAGGGAAGATTGCCGGGCGTTGAATGTGCGGGTTGTAATAGGGGCTTCCCGCGGAAAGATTTACCGAGAAGACACCCGACTCGTGGAGCAGCTTGATCAAGCGGATCGGCTCGCTCAAATCCATCTCTAAGGGATTCTCGGAGCTGACACCAAAGCCATACTTGTAGGGAAGCAGATCCTGGAAGTCGACCGGCTCGCCGGCCTCAAGCCCGGCATGGAAGGGAATCAAGTCGAACACGCTCAGCCGAACTCCGATCATCAGCCCTGGGCACTCTTGTTGAATACGGCGAATGATCGTCAGCAAAAGTCGCGTGCGGCCTTCGAAGTCGCCGCCAAACTCACCACTGCGGGACCTTGCACTGAGAAATTCATGGAGCAAGTAGCCGTGGCAACACTTCACATCCACAAAGTGAAAACCAAGTTGCTGGGCAATCTTGGCAGAAGTGACGTAGTTGTCGATCAACTCGTAGAGCTCGGCGTCGGTCCAGACGGCGCTGTCATCATCGGAATCAATACCGACCCGAGCATCCAAAATCGGGTGATGATATGCGATGCGTGGTTCGGCCATCTGCTTCTGATTCGGACGGCTGTAGCGCCCCGAGTGGGTCAGCTGTAGGCCGATCATTAATTCGGAAGGGTCACCGATCTCATTCTTATGCGTGTTGACGAGCGAATCGTACAGCTTTTCCAAGCCGAAACGATTGGATTCGGTGCCCAACGTTTGGTTCGGGTTGGCACGTCCATCTTCCTGAACCGCAGCCGCTTCGCCGCCCCAGATCAGCTTGGCTCCACTTCGCCCAAAGTTTTCCCAGCGACGAATGGTGAACTCGGTCGGTGAGCCGTCGGTATTGGCGTCCCAGCCTTCCATGGGGTGGATGCACCAGCGGTTGCCAATCGTAAAGCCTTCGGCCTTAAGTGGAGCCGCCATGGGCGAACTCTGATCACGCGTCAGAATCGAATCATCACACGGCAAGCTAAGCCCCAACTGCTCCAGGCGATCGCGAAATGCTTCGACGGTTTTCAGCTGGGCAACTTTGATGAAACGATTACTCATGGATTCAGCTCAATGGGATGAGGCAGGTCGGAGTTCGGAGTAGGCGAGAACGAATTTCTTTTGTTCGCCGGTGACGAATTGAACGGTAGCCGTACGTTTGGCTCCTTCGCCACTCATAGCGATGATCTTGCCCAATCCGTAGGTCGGATGGATAACGGCCATGGATTGATGAAACTTGTCCGGATTCAATTTCGGTTTTGATGAACTCGGACCTTTCACCATGTCGGCCGCGGTCATGAGCATTTTAGTCTGGGGAGAAGGGGCATTGCTTGGCGTGTTGTCGGAAATATCGCCCGATTCGCCAATCTGGCTATAGTCGTCTGGGGGGATGTCATGGACATCGTCCCATTCTTGCGATGTCGGCGCGTAACGTCCCAGGGCCGCCTGGAAGTCCATCTCCTCGCGTGGCAATTCGAATAGAAACTTGCTGGGGACGGTCATCATGCGTCGGCCGCGGAAATCTCGCTGGTTGGCCGTGCTCAGCTCCAGCTCTTGTTGGGCTCGCGTGATCCCGACGAACATCAATCGCCGCTCTTCCTCAAGCTGGGCATCGGAATCCTTGGAGCGTTCGTGAGGCAGTAAGCCTTCTTCGATGGCCACCATGAAGACGTGAGGAAACTCGAGCCCCTTGGCCGCGTGCAGTGTCATCAGGGTTACGCGGTCGAGGGCCGTATCGAATTCATCCGTCTCGTTAACCAACGCTTTGTCTTCCAAGTACTGTTCCAGCGTGCCATCCTCGGGGTGCTGGAAATCGAACTCCCGGGCTGACGAAAGCAGCTCGTCGATGTTTTCCAGGCGGGAAAGATCCTCTTCGTCATCCGAGTTCTCGTACTGGGCCCTGAGGCCAGTATCGCTCAGGATGGCACCAAGAATCTCTTCGACAGGCTCATTGATTTTCAGCGAGATCCGATCGAACGTCGCGACGAATTTGGCGACGGCCACGGCGGCTCGTTTGTTCAGCGAGTCGATCATGCCTGCCTCGCGGGCAGCGTCCATCATCGATATGCCATGGTCCAGTGCGTGGACCTGAAGCTTAAGAATCGTCGTCTTGCCAATGCCGCGGGTAGGCGTATTCACGATGCGAGTAAACGCCACATCATCCCGAGGATTGTTCATCAGCATGGCATAGGCCAGCACGTCCTTGATTTCTTTGCGCTGATAGAACTCGACGCCGCTCACGATCATGTACGGAATGCCCTGTTGGCGAAGGGC includes:
- a CDS encoding DUF1559 family PulG-like putative transporter → MINRRHGFTLVELLVVIAIIGILAGLLLPAVNMAREAARRADCTNNMKQIGLAVVKKATSHPRAEMPPHMSWSRGVATSARGGYSTGEIVGWPVTMLSELGRGDLSDAYTSGLTTGTAYNPAELTGQVVDTFICPSDPIDPSEANPMSYYPNGGYWNVATSGETLDLDANGCWSDQSNLNGQGEVRVKYGSMKDGLTNTLLMTERIRVPVFGTAGSSWHVVAVDGSGNLEEVESSMLWNDGFVTTPQPISLAGVNTPITYDYGGSGPTEAAYLPSSNHSGTVVTSFADGSVKAISTEIEANVYARLMTSEGRKARLRGTGTPYFDNANLTSGNWQQVPISDSDIP
- a CDS encoding ATP-dependent helicase produces the protein MTDYLFEGLTSSQREAVSHVEGPILVLAGPGSGKTRVVTHRIANMLRSGVYSSQIVALTFTNKAAEEMRSRVERLAPESTVWVSTFHRFCARLLRAYSNLVGLESNYTIYDTSDSLQILKRALQAEEISMSHATPEKVAKAISWAKNNMVLPERYEANSANAISSIVQDVYPEYQRQLRAANAVDFDDMLMLVAQMLQENPELRAALDERFRYILVDEYQDTNLVQYLLVRSLSQQYPNLGVTGDPDQSIYGWRGANLNNILDFEKDFDEVKVVRLEQNFRSTPNILSVADQLIGHNKRRKKKSLFTDHPPGQPVRLLTYVTSHEEAQAIATRIATYVAQGKRRPRDFAIFYRVNALSRAYEEALRQQGIPYMIVSGVEFYQRKEIKDVLAYAMLMNNPRDDVAFTRIVNTPTRGIGKTTILKLQVHALDHGISMMDAAREAGMIDSLNKRAAVAVAKFVATFDRISLKINEPVEEILGAILSDTGLRAQYENSDDEEDLSRLENIDELLSSAREFDFQHPEDGTLEQYLEDKALVNETDEFDTALDRVTLMTLHAAKGLEFPHVFMVAIEEGLLPHERSKDSDAQLEEERRLMFVGITRAQQELELSTANQRDFRGRRMMTVPSKFLFELPREEMDFQAALGRYAPTSQEWDDVHDIPPDDYSQIGESGDISDNTPSNAPSPQTKMLMTAADMVKGPSSSKPKLNPDKFHQSMAVIHPTYGLGKIIAMSGEGAKRTATVQFVTGEQKKFVLAYSELRPASSH
- a CDS encoding DUF423 domain-containing protein, coding for MAKFVLFLGVLFGATAVVAGAMEHVVRGMIVSDVTGADAKLTGEELSDPAPTPEVAKRLSQYETGVKYHMYHGLALVGLGLVMAFSARGQVLGIVSALSLVIGVALFSGTLYLISALGMSQLTMIVPIGGSIMILGWILFLITVLLFEPLVDREDLE
- a CDS encoding cysteine desulfurase family protein, with protein sequence MKSIFLDYNATTPIAPSVQEAMLPFMAEYFACPDGMYARSRAIDEALEDARGQVAHLLGATSDEIIFCASGTESCNLAIKGVVYPYLADRKPCHIIVSAVEHAAVAQTANHCQNMGCEVSVVPVDRHGIVSADSLAEMIRPDTSLVSIMLANDETGVIQPIDKLAKICQEHGTLLHSDACQAAGKIHVSPKQLGIDLLSISAHKFYGPKGAAALYVQEGTSLQPIIHGGGAEHSLRAGAENITAWVGMGKAANLVGRSIDDAAEKLTQLVRRFGHRLMESIPEPIVIHGSQVERIPNTLCVNFPNVSGQELLRRVPEICAATSCSDTVGGGNSSPVLAAMGVAETDKRGTVRLSVGWYTSEEEIDQAADLLIHAWESLRH
- a CDS encoding FHA domain-containing protein, whose protein sequence is MRAYLTVQEGPAQGEMITAEQGSMFRVGRQANADLSISDDRAMSGLHFALLCDKSRCRIRDLNSTNGTFVNGIRINLVELHDRDTIRAGNSEFQVRFEGQITTTVVDPLMYPEIQRLREKDAQKVAENEPFAPAAQVVDPASLESTEEYGTEIEELAKQISAEEESEPAAEDDSDDAPRSDSVRIHRLNVTFEDSSGKRQVWLIPGQTVIIGRNQMADVTVVGDASISGVHFGLDCEEKRCRLRDLQSQNGTRLNDVSVPYATIYTGDTFIAGKTEFHVTIDGGEEAPDAPLRTWVFEDLVRRKFATFFAKEIGENYHLVDAVGIEPMPIEFLRRLARHRDVGAIVNTSKVDTEEWEAHSEQTFSCEGSDAKVFHIEDIEKVIDELHEGWGKDAFAFIFPHEGHEEVISAYPEAVAKYQQEIDTKSPNFGSAGDWIKWLCDHPDRISDLMPDAEAILIQHPDPKRWRLLCETDFITRLNRLGYLPSKPSVLDEYESSESD
- a CDS encoding AI-2E family transporter, whose amino-acid sequence is MSRFAAIEIEMRRQTICQAIAVGILALWVLYWLQAVLIPFVLAIFIVSGLTPVLSNIQNRLSTTRLVAVLIASIIGFALVFVLWSIIWISVAQLKQDGGKYVQGAKAWMDAVPEWMKRPEVAFQGLLMSGSASDVASAENTPDVEGAAQPMAGSLDEQVAQQNATSSQGDNSNDMISEFIHDTVRFALGKLTESMGYVIQTSTMVVIFLFFLLLGSSQATLPENTWQEIDTKIREYILTKSLISFFTGIAFGFVLWLFDIPLAAVFALLAFLFNFIPNIGPILACLLPLPLILLDPEMTWWEMTLVISLSSAVQIVSGNVIEPRMMGDSFDVHPIAILLALMFWSLIWGMIGMFLAVPITAIMKILFAKFEMTRPLADLLAGRIDRLNFKNFNFGSAPSEGSPDVKSAEA
- the tadA gene encoding tRNA adenosine(34) deaminase TadA, which produces MYMQMALQQAEQAARSDEVPVGAVIVREGSIIAAAHNQREMLRDPTAHAEMIAITQAAEAVGGWRLEDCILYVTLEPCPMCAGAILQARIPVVVYGALDPKAGAVSSLYEMLNDTRLNHRCEVVSGVLQERCGQILTDFFRQRRAEGKK
- a CDS encoding oxidoreductase — its product is MSNRFIKVAQLKTVEAFRDRLEQLGLSLPCDDSILTRDQSSPMAAPLKAEGFTIGNRWCIHPMEGWDANTDGSPTEFTIRRWENFGRSGAKLIWGGEAAAVQEDGRANPNQTLGTESNRFGLEKLYDSLVNTHKNEIGDPSELMIGLQLTHSGRYSRPNQKQMAEPRIAYHHPILDARVGIDSDDDSAVWTDAELYELIDNYVTSAKIAQQLGFHFVDVKCCHGYLLHEFLSARSRSGEFGGDFEGRTRLLLTIIRRIQQECPGLMIGVRLSVFDLIPFHAGLEAGEPVDFQDLLPYKYGFGVSSENPLEMDLSEPIRLIKLLHESGVFSVNLSAGSPYYNPHIQRPAIFPPSDGYPPPEDPLVGVVRQIEAVRDVKKAVPEMLMVGTGYTYLQEYLPHVAQAVVRAGWVDSVGLGRMVLSLPELPQVTLEEGTMPRKKVCRTFSDCTSAPRNGIISGCYPLDPFYKKLPEFQQLKDAKSAAAK